A window of the Vicia villosa cultivar HV-30 ecotype Madison, WI unplaced genomic scaffold, Vvil1.0 ctg.001282F_1_1, whole genome shotgun sequence genome harbors these coding sequences:
- the LOC131634339 gene encoding protein RALF-like 34: protein MAFSTSLNLNLILTILLSLTLFTIINTHVEAQIEETTTLNLSSDVLEWPTTMQSLYNEEDMDSDDFSRRSLFWSRVKYYISYGALAANRIPCPPRSGRSYYTHKCYEARGPVHPYTRGCSAITRCRR from the coding sequence ATGGCTTTCTCTACTTCTCTCAATCTCAATCTCATTCTAACCATTCTACTATCTCTCACTCTCTTCACCATCATCAACACTCACGTTGAAGCACAGATCGAAGAGACAACAACCTTGAACCTTAGTTCAGATGTTCTAGAATGGCCGACAACAATGCAATCACTTTACAATGAAGAAGACATGGACAGTGATGATTTCAGTCGAAGATCTTTGTTCTGGAGTAGAGTAAAATACTATATCTCGTACGGTGCTCTTGCGGCTAACAGAATCCCTTGTCCTCCTCGTTCTGGTAGATCTTATTATACTCACAAGTGTTATGAAGCTAGAGGACCTGTCCATCCTTATACTAGAGGCTGTTCTGCTATCACGAGATGCAGGAGATGA
- the LOC131634356 gene encoding mitogen-activated protein kinase kinase kinase 20-like, giving the protein MNWVRGDFLGSGSFATVNLAKHIKPSVNIPSLTAVKSCEFSHSLSLQKEKNILERLRSCPHIIHCFGHDLTIENGEEYYNIFLEYANCGTLNDQLKNYDGKLPEKLVRRYTRSVVKGLKYIHENGFVHCDLKPPNILVFDNDNVKISDFGLAKEMGVEEDKKMKCKGTPMFMSPEAVMDNVYESPVDIWALGCTVLEILTGEPAWDISYNTDPLKLLVHIGVSKEVPLIPEKISEEAKDFLEKCLVRDPLKRWSAEMLLKHPFISDDETVSSVKESTFSSTSPVTHFGFSNWSSSTVTTLPYSSIEADYCFLSQEKNLLDCWPEEMLTTSEKSLDLLEYDEWCFVISN; this is encoded by the coding sequence ATGAATTGGGTTCGTGGAGACTTCTTAGGCAGTGGAAGTTTTGCCACGGTCAATTTAGCCAAACACATTAAACCCTCCGTTAACATTCCGTCTCTCACTGCCGTCAAATCATGTGAATTCTCCCATTCTCTTTCACTCCAAAAGGAGAAAAATATATTGGAACGTTTAAGATCATGCCCACACATTATTCACTGTTTTGGTCACGATTTAACTATTGAAAACGGAGAAGAGTATTACAATATTTTTCTAGAATATGCAAATTGCGGAACTCTCAATGATCAACTCAAGAATTACGACGGTAAGCTCCCCGAAAAACTCGTTCGTCGCTACACAAGATCCGTGGTTAAAGGCCTCAAGTATATTCACGAAAACGGTTTTGTTCATTGTGATTTGAAACCACCAAACATTCTCGTATTCGACAACGACAACGTTAAGATATCAGATTTCGGTCTTGCAAAAGAGATGGGAGTGGAAGAAGATAAAAAGATGAAATGCAAAGGAACTCCAATGTTTATGTCACCGGAAGCCGTGATGGACAATGTGTATGAATCTCCCGTAGATATCTGGGCTCTCGGTTGCACTGTTTTGGAGATTCTTACCGGAGAACCCGCATGGGATATAAGTTACAACACAGACCCGTTGAAGTTGTTGGTTCATATTGGGGTTAGCAAAGAAGTACCATTGATTCCAGAAAAAATATCAGAAGAAGCAAAAGATTTTCTTGAAAAATGTCTTGTTAGGGATCCACTGAAAAGATGGAGTGCTGAGATGCTTTTGAAACACCCTTTTATATCGGATGATGAAACTGTTTCTTCGGTTAAGGAGTCAACGTTTTCATCAACTTCTCCAGTTACTCACTTTGGGTTTTCAAATTGGAGTTCTTCAACTGTTACAACATTGCCTTACAGTTCAATAGAAGCTGACTATTGTTTTTTATCACAAGAAAAAAACCTACTAGATTGTTGGCCGGAAGAGATGCTTACCACCTCTGAGAAATCGTTAGATTTGTTAGAATATGACGAATGGTGTTTTGTTATATCCAATTAG